In one Balaenoptera musculus isolate JJ_BM4_2016_0621 chromosome 20, mBalMus1.pri.v3, whole genome shotgun sequence genomic region, the following are encoded:
- the LOC118887396 gene encoding endogenous retrovirus group K member 13-1 Env polyprotein — protein sequence MNARVTKLASNTSLDHSLCIYRLRIEDTGHYLCIETTIGNQGTLLAGHQITVVKTVTGLQFPAFMASEFPQFDFPVCNDTWTKASVWCTLDYDNGTILVSSVPVNNNSLVFYKQWEFWKLALSFSYRPVITCVAPPYALLIGDLIVENTMNPIGYNITCVNCIFSSCVLPVKGSTSVMIMKQPSYIMLPVNLSEPWYHNTGMQAWLELTEALKRPKRFIGVLICAILALAALTATAATAGIALSQTIHQAHYVNQLSKNTSVALALQSHIDTQLKTEVDELKNVLIGIGDQVMALKLKMHLIYL from the exons ATGAATGCTAGAGTAACTAAGCTTGCTTCTAATACTTCGTTGGATCATTCTCTATGCATATATCGCTTGAGGATTGAAGATACTGGACATTATTTGTGTATTGAAACTACCATAGGTAATCAAGGGACGTTATTAGCTGGACATCAAATTACGGTCGTAAAGACTGTCACAGGACTACAATTTCCTGCTTTTATGGCTTCTGAATTCCCGCAGTTTGATTTTCCTGTTTGTAATGATACATGGACTAAAGCCTCTGTCTGGTGTACTTTAGATTATGATAATGGCACCATACTAGTTTCTTCTGTCCCCGTTAATAATAACAGCCTTGTTTTTTACAAGCAATGGGAATTCTGGAAACTTGCCTTATCCTTTTCTTATAGACCGGTGATTACTTGCGTCGCTCCTCCTTATGCTTTATTGATTGGAGATTTAATTGTAGAAAACACTATGAATCCTATAGGTTATAATATTACTTGTGTTAATTGTATCTTTAGTAGTTGTGTTTTGCCCGTTAAAGGATCTACATCTGTTATGATTATGAAGCAACCTTCTTATATAATGTTACCTGTTAATTTGTCTGAACCATGGTATCATAACACTGGCATGCAAGCCTGGCTGGAATTGACTGAAGCATTAAAACGACCAAAGAGATTTATAGGTGTTCTAATATGTGCAATCCTAGCCTTAGCAGCTTTAACTGCTACTGCGGCCACTGCTGGGATTGCTCTTTCACAAACTATTCACCAGGCTCATTATGTTAATCAGTTATCTAAAAATACTAGTGTAGCATTAGCCCTACAAAGTCATATTGATACCCAACTAAAAACGGAAGtagatgaattaaaaaatgttctaataggAATAGGGGATCAAGTTatggctttaaaattaaaaatgcatttgattt ATTTGTAA